TGTTTGTCATTTTAAAAGagataacttttttttttttttctgataaaATTACCAACACATTTTAAAACGCGCTGAAGAGGTCATCTTCATAATATCAAGACTGGAAACACCATTGGGCGTCTCCAGGTCTGTTACCTTTACGAGGGAAGAAACATCCAGTGGGATTTATTTTCAGTCGTTTGTAAAATTACAAAGATTTGCTTTGTTAATGATAGTGAAGGTGAAGCTTGACGGAAGTACCGAAGTTGTTTCGCTTGATTGGAAGAACGTGGAGGAACATACCTCCAACCAAATTTGGCGCAGCACAAAATAAGGTTGGGAAATTAACCCCACGTATGTAAAATCACTGCtgtaaaaaacaaatttccgCAACACCTGTACGTAACGTTTTAACCCTGGTGATTTCTCCTGCTTGGATTGTAGAACTGCTAAACCTGTATTTGTCCCCACGGAATTAAGCTTCACCGCTATCGGAAAACCACACAACTGCATAACCATGGCGTCTATAAACATCGAATCGTATTTAGAAAGTAggggaaaacggaaaaatcCCCCCATTGGTAGATAACAATGGAGGAACTTACAAAGTTGCATGCTTCAAATatgttataatttttttcttttttccccctcatgCAGATGAAATATTAGTCATAACGAATGATAGTCGAATTTTTACGGGCAAATTGAAGGGCTTCGACCAAACGACCAACATCATCCTTGGCAATTGCTACGAGAGGATTTATAAAGAATCCCTTGAGAAAATAAGCTTGGGCCTCTACATCATACGAGGAGACACCGTgtaatttggaaaaaaaaaaaaaagccttgTCTGGAAGATGGCCAACTCGAACTGTGAaccattcttcctttttgtgtAGCAtatcttcccccttttgcaaCTGCTACACTtgcttctattttattttccccatcCGTAGAACTTTAATTGGCGAGATTGACGAAGATGTCGATAAGAATATTCTGCACCACAAGATAAAACCAGAAACATTGAAGCCGGTAAATGGAAATGTCTGAAAAATGGCACATGTCACTGTGGCATGGACAGATTCGTGGGGCGTTAAGTCATATGCACCTCTATCATTATTTGTAGAAGGAGGGATAGTGGAATGCTTAATTTACACCTAGTTCTTACACTCCCCCCTTGTTACTAGTGAAGAGCGCAGTTAATACAAATGTACATGAGCGCTACAAATTAATGGTTTGTTATTgctaacaatttttttcccattcttcctatttttcGTAGATTGTACATTAGGAAAAGTACACCCGATGATGTGGCCATTCTTACATAATCGTCCAGATATCGTCGGAAGGGCCTTGTAGAACTGTTAGGTGATtgaacaaatttttgttAAGTCGTATTAGGGAAGGATAACCAATTCGCGCCGCCATCCAGGTCACGACATAAACTTACAGCTTAATggagaataaataaatgaccCGAATggcggaaaagaaaaattcatacAAGTTATGTacacaaggagaaaaaaagaaaaagcgtAAAAAACGTATGAATGAGTATATCATGAAACGTTTTTAATTAtaggacagaaaaaaaaaaaaaaaaaaaaaaaaaaggggaaatactGCAAAGCGACGTACAGTACTGCACGGTTAAATAAAGTGTGATAAAACATACGCAAATTATTTAATTAGAGGAAAATGGAGTATAGACCATGGGAATCATTGCGTGCGGGGGTGTGGTGTAATCTTCGTGTCTGCTCATTTGCACATGACACTTTTGCACACCGGTTTGAGATAATTATAAACAGGTTTTAGTGGAAATGCAGCAGTAATACATCACAGAAgagtggagaaaaatgtgtCAAGCTAAATTCCAAGTAGATATGTTATCCAAGTTCTTGTGGACATTACGCGTGTGTGTACAAATGCGAAATATCCTTTTGGTATCCGTATATCAGAAACATTTTTAAGTAACGTCATTTGATCATTTGGGCtcttccgctttttttttttttttttttttttttttttttttttctgcgcaaTTGCCCGTTTATGCGTTTCCCCCTTGTTCTGTGTTTTTCCAACCCGCACGCACTCCCCAATTGTTGCTATACTCCAGGGGAAGGTGCATCATCCCCGACTGTTTCCTGTTTTCactggaaaaaaggaatgctATCTTCTTTTTAGTTCACTTGATGGTATCCATTCTATGTAAAGTTACGATGTCCAGTGGTTCAACTTGGCCCCATACTGTTCATGTACGGCATGGACGAGTTGAACACGAACTGCCTGATTAGTGCCTCCTCAAAGGATGAGGAGCAAAGTGTACACACACAGAAAGGAATTAGCAGGCTCAATGTTCATACATTCCTAACTATATTAATAttgaaaaaacaatttattACATATTTGTATTCATCCGAAACTTTGTTGGCCTTGTGCAACATAGTCATATCAGCGATGTACATGTTTCCCAATTCATCATTAATTATATCGATGGAGAACTTTTCTAAATTCGACTTATCcttcaaaaaattaattaggTCCACCGTTTTGTTGATGGGATTTTTGTAGGTACTGGAGAGGTCATCTCCGTTTGTGCTCAAATTTGTTGTGTTCAGATTTGTGGTGTTCAAATTTGttgtgttcacatttgttgtgttcacatttgttgtgttcacatttgtTGTGTTCAAATTTGTGCTGTTCATATTCGTGGTGGTGGAATTGGGGGGTATACATTTAGATGAGGAAAAATTGGCACTGTGGTTGTCTTCTGTAGGGGAGGATTGTACAGTCGCCGTGGGTTGTGTCAGTGACGAAGTGGAGGAGTTCACATTGGGTtccaaattttgaaaagttTTCAATCTTTCTTTCTCATTAACTTCGTTTATCCGGTTTACACAATACGTAATGGCATAATCATCTTCCACGGGAATGTTATTGTACCAAAAAATACCAGACCCTTGAATAGGTTTGATGGATAAATTATAATGAGGGAAAATGGTTTCCCCATCTTGGTCTACGTCGTTTAGGTATATTAGAAGAGTAGCTCTTCTAAAGGTTCCATCATGGTGTACATTGaagtaattatttttctcatatTTTACAATGGCTAGGGGTTCCAGATAGCATAATGGTATTTTAACTAAATTGCATATGGTATTTTCTAAGTCCATAATACTTTCATCCTTTGTGTAGACGATAGAGCTTTCGCTATCTACTTGATTTTGCTCTATCATGGATCGATCTCTAATTGTATATAGAAATACTGTAGAGCTTGTTCTGTTGGAAGAATTTgtaattttgtaattttcctgTTTATCTGTTGCATATCCGATGGaggttttgctttttttgtatttattttcacataaggataatattttttctatcattTTTCTGTCCAGTATATTATAAATAATGCTCATATTATGTGGAGTGAgctgaattttaaaaaacaccTTGGTGTTTTCATCATTGGCTTCCTTCTTGTGTAGCTTACTCCGATCATCGATGTCTATGTACTCCACCTCGTTGCTtaggtaaaggaggaaggaagagtactttttgaaaaaatggatattcTTTTCGTTAAtaaccttttttattatcgtCTGAATGTCATCACTGTACTTTAGGTCGTTATCGTACAATCTGATTCCGAATTGGTTCTTTTGATATTTCAagtcctttttctcttccagtGTGGTGGTGGCACTCTCCTTCACAGCGTCGTGTTTTTCATCCCTTTGTTCTGCGCATTTCTTGGAATACTTATTCACGCACTTCTTCGCGTCCTTGTCATGGTGATTGCTCTGCGTGCCCTCGGGATTCTTGCCGCTTACTGTTGCATCCATTGTGAGCGGCGTTGGCGTTGTTAGTGTTGCTAGCGGCGTTCACgacttgttcttcctttgtcCGTCCTTTACCTGGCTCTATATAGGGTACTTCCCAACTACAACTTGTTCCGTGTTTTCTACCTCCCTCTCTTCCTTATGCAGTATACTCACACTAAGTAGgctctccctttttctttttttttttggtctcTTATTACTTCAGTTTTGGATGCACATGCACGAAGTAGCGGagttttcatcttttcccttttctcgcCTTTCTTCTGATTAAGCGAAAAGGAGGTGAGTATACAAGGCgtatttgtttcttttctctgGGCGATTGCACTACACACATACTTTCGTTAGCAAAAGTTTCAGGGTTTCTGTATTTTCCGCTTTATCCTTTTGACTGTTCGCTTGCTTGTTTGCTTGGTTACTTGTCACCGTTCAGCTAACTACTTTTTACATTTAgcgtttttctttccttttttctttcgcttCGTGTTTTGACGAACGATCATAATATGTACACCTCCACGTAAACGTACGCGATAAGCATATcttgtttgttctttttttttttttttttttttttttttttttgtaatgcCCTGCCCACACTCGTAAGTGTATACATGTGAGTGGGTGTTAGCTCGCAAAATTTTGGACCCCGCGGgggagaaatatatatgtgcgtacaCGTTACGTACGAGCAGAGAAATGCGTGCACGGTACGTATAAGTAAAAGAATGCGTACATgtacttttaaatttttatgcaCACTTAAATGTACACGTGAAGGTACAAATAGAATTGGTAATTTTGCGCAATGTATGATATGATCCAAAAGGATACATGCGGAGATACTGTTTACTCTGATTTAttttatctcctttttttttttttttttttttttttctctttactCTTAGATTttatctatattttttttttttttattattccttttaaTGTATGGCTCATATAGCCCACTTTTGTGTTACCTACTCGGGACATATATGTACCGTCACCTTGACGTGcgttaaaggaaaattaagTATGCGCTCTTaagttttgcaaaattgaaTGGAGGATCGGAtgactttctttttttttcccccccttggcGTACTATCACGAGCATTAACAGAAGAAATCATCGGTAATGTTTTCCCTGTCCGCTTTTTTCTGTGTATTGAAAAATGCTCTTTTCATTGCTAAATTTTCGTTTAATGTCACCCTTTTCTTGCTCATAagtttctttattttttcgtctCTTTCTAATGTGGTGATGATGGaagtttcattttgttttccctcctttgcaGTTTCTTTCCCTTGGATGGTGTTTTCGTCGAATGCATCGTTTGGCGTGGGCAGGTCTATTCTGTCAAGAATGTTTTGGCTGAGTTGAGGTATTTGAGCACTTGGTGATGGGGGGTTAACACTTAAGGGATTTACACATTTTGTGGGCCAATGGGTACACATatccatttttacacatGTAGCGGTTTCACTGCGCGCGTTCACGTATTCCCCTTCTGCTGTCACATAGGGtgaccttctttttcttggaTGCTCGTGTAGATCATTTTCAGCAACTTGATTGTTCAGAAATATCCTAATTGTTTCCGCGTTTAaaatatcttttaaaaattgcttcattttttccttttctttcctcttcctctctttTCTCTCGTTCGAAATGCCCATTTTGAGGCTCTGTCGCATCATTAGCTTCATTTTGACTCTTTCGTTgaatatgcttttttttttggtacatTTTTGTCTTGAAGAATGTCTAGTGGCGTTATTCCTTTTGACATTGTCCAAATCGTTGCAagtttttaactttttctttaGGTCTATTTGTTCGGGCAGTGTGGTTgctattttgttcatatcaGGTATGTAAGACTGTTTTCCTTCGTGATCTTTTATCATCCCATTTTgaaattccttttctattttttcctccctcatTTGAAGGGTTAAAATGTGCATTGGTGAGTCCTCTAACATGGCTCCATCCTGCGTAAAAGGTAGGTCTATTATTTGTGCCTTGCCATTCGTTTCTTCCAAATATGTTATCAtggatttttccttttccatttctttcgtACATTCTTGCTTCAGTTCTTTTACCATTTCaattaactttttaatttcctttcgtatttcttccttttttgggtCTCTACAGGGAGTAtcatcctttttgttttcgttACTTGGTTCGTAATTCTCCAACATTCTGACTAGATCATCCACGATGTGTGGCACTTCGATTTGGCACTGTCGATCGTCCAATGGGAGGGAGGCGTTTTTGCTAGTAGTATTTACCATAATGGGGAAATTATTCCTACCTATATCTTCCACCATGATGGGCGCACTCCCCTTACTTGCGTCCTCTACCACCATGACGTCAATGTGCTCACTTACATTTTCCATCAGCATCAAATTTTCTTGGTCGTGTACATCTTCCACCATAGTAGCAGCGGTTTTGTTACTGAGAAGATGCCCCACAATAACATCATTTCGGTAAGGCACATATTCCATCATCATGTCTTCATTATGATAACTTAACCCGGCTCCCACTAGGACTTCACATTCACCGCTTACATCCGACATCGCCGTAACTTCGCGAGTAGATGTTTGAACATCTTCCTCAATTGATATTTCCATTAGGCAATCCTTTTCCTGTGTATTCGTTATCCGTTCTACTTCCAAGGAGGATGGTAACATTTTGCTAAAAAGGGCAGTTACatttatgtttttcttttttaccttttcaaTGGAGGTGCCCTTTCCATCTTTCCGTTTTGAGCCCTTTTTATTGAAATTGCTTATGTCAGAATTTATATTAACTTCTTTAAGCCgcgattttttccttctgaaaattttggattttttcgtttttgcttctttcac
This DNA window, taken from Plasmodium knowlesi strain H genome assembly, chromosome: 13, encodes the following:
- a CDS encoding prolyl 4-hydroxylase subunit alpha, putative, which encodes MDATVSGKNPEGTQSNHHDKDAKKCVNKYSKKCAEQRDEKHDAVKESATTTLEEKKDLKYQKNQFGIRLYDNDLKYSDDIQTIIKKVINEKNIHFFKKYSSFLLYLSNEVEYIDIDDRSKLHKKEANDENTKVFFKIQLTPHNMSIIYNILDRKMIEKILSLCENKYKKSKTSIGYATDKQENYKITNSSNRTSSTVFLYTIRDRSMIEQNQVDSESSIVYTKDESIMDLENTICNLVKIPLCYLEPLAIVKYEKNNYFNVHHDGTFRRATLLIYLNDVDQDGETIFPHYNLSIKPIQGSGIFWYNNIPVEDDYAITYCVNRINEVNEKERLKTFQNLEPNVNSSTSSLTQPTATVQSSPTEDNHSANFSSSKCIPPNSTTTNMNSTNLNTTNVNTTNVNTTNVNTTNLNTTNLNTTNLSTNGDDLSSTYKNPINKTVDLINFLKDKSNLEKFSIDIINDELGNMYIADMTMLHKANKVSDEYKYVINCFFNINIVRNV
- a CDS encoding U6 snRNA-associated Sm-like protein LSm8, putative; its protein translation is MASINIESYLENEILVITNDSRIFTGKLKGFDQTTNIILGNCYERIYKESLEKISLGLYIIRGDTVTLIGEIDEDVDKNILHHKIKPETLKPIVH